In Bufo gargarizans isolate SCDJY-AF-19 chromosome 6, ASM1485885v1, whole genome shotgun sequence, a single genomic region encodes these proteins:
- the PDLIM1 gene encoding PDZ and LIM domain protein 1 isoform X7, with protein sequence MTYQPLKSPTDSISPVSPSAMFKAPLASVYNPLQSRGAPGSLLRRHSTSSIPNQVRVVPEELKQAAQICPTSPVEVDVPGLKVTHIQFNSPLQLYSQENIMDTLQGQISSINPTYSSIGQPQPTGTQAIDKDSEVYKMLQENQEANEPPRQSASFLVLQEILETDETDFEGTEIAYTGPASNHVIDQGEKPSGFRSVRAPTTKVAASIGSGQKLPICDHCGNGIVGIFVKIRDKPRHPECYVCCDCGMNLKQKGHFFVEDKMYCEKHARERMTPPEGYEVVAVFPK encoded by the exons ATGACTTACCAGCCACTAAAATCGCCAACAGACTCCATCAG TCCTGTTTCTCCTTCTGCCATGTTTAAAGCTCCTTTGGCTTCTGTCTATAACCCTCTTCAATCACGTGGTGCCCCTGGCTCTTTGCTAAGGAGGCACAGCACCTCCTCTATCCCAAACCAAGTGCGAGTGGTACCCGAAGAGTTAAAACAAGCTGCACAGATCTGTCCCACCAGCCCTGTGGAGGTGGATGTTCCCGGACTCAAAGTCACCCACATCCAGTTTAACTCCCCATTACAGCTCTATTCCCAGGAAAACATTATGGATACATTGCAGGGGCAGATCTCTTCCATTAACCCAACTTACTCCAG CATTGGGCAGCCGCAGCCAACCGGTACTCAGGCCATTGACAAGGATTCTGAGGTTTACAAGATGCTGCAGGAGAACCAAGAGGCCAATGAACCACCGAGACAATCAGCTTCCTTCCTGGTACTGCAGGAGATTTTAGAGACCGACGAGACAG ATTTTGAGGGCACAGAAATTGCATACACAGGTCCTGCAAGTAACCATGTTATAGATCAAG GGGAGAAACCTTCTGGGTTCCGTAGTGTAAGAGCTCCTACTACCAAAGTGGCTGCCTCAATCGGCAGTGGACAGAAACTGCCCATATGTGATCACTGTGGAAATGGGATTGT GGGTATCTTTGTGAAGATCCGGGACAAGCCTCGTCACCCCGAATGCTACGTGTGCTGTGACTGTGGAATGAATCTCAAACAGAAGGGGCACTTTTTTGTAGAGGATAAGATGTACTGTGAAAAGCATGCCCGGGAACGTATGACACCGCCTGAAGGATACGAAGTGGTGGCAGTGTTTCCAAAATAA